The DNA window CGGGCGTGGCGCGCTGGCCCGCGGCCGCCACGGAATTGCTCTTCAATGCGCTGATGCTGGGAACGGTTCTCTGGCTGCGCCGACGTAGAATTTTCTCCGGCCAGCATTTTCATCTCTACCTGATGGCGTATGGCGCCTTCCGGTTCGCGCACGAATTCTGGCGGGACACGCCGCAAATTTTGGGGCCGTTGACCGGGTATCAAATGGCGGCATTGGCGCTGCTGGCGTTGGGCGCGGTCCGTTTTCTTCAGCGCCGTTCCGCGGCGGTCGCCGGCGGTTCCAGAGCGTCGCCGATTGAAGCCGCGGGCCCGGTGCGCTAGAGTCGCTGCATGAAACGCACGAGGTTCGCAACGACGACGGGCTGGTTGTCCATTTTGCTGGCGGCGGTGCTGCTGGCGGGCTGCACCACGGTCCCGGAAACGGGCCGGCGGCAGTTCAACTTCATGACGCCCAGCGATGAAATGCAGCTGGGCTTTTCCGAGTTCGACAAAATGAAGCAGGAAGTGCCGATCAACCACGATCCTGCCATCAACGCGCTGGTGCAGCGGGTGGGCAAACGCATTGCGGCGGTGGCGCCCCTGCCGAACGCGCAGTGGGAGTTCGTCGTGTTCGAGAGCAAGGAAGCGAACGCCTTCTGCCTGCCGGGCGGCAAGGTCGGCGTTTACACCGGCATCCTGCCCATCACGAAGGATGAAGCGGGCCTCGCGACCGTGCTCGGGCACGAAGTGGCGCATGCGGTGGCGCGGCACGGTGGCGAACGCATCAGCGAAGCGGTCGGGCTCCAGTTGCTCGGCGCGGTGGTGGATGCGTCCACCAGCAAGTCGAAGTATCACGACGCCTTTGTGGCCAGCTACGGTCTGGGCAGCCAGCTCGGGGCGGCTTTGCCCCACAGCCGGCTCCAGGAATCGGAGGCGGACCACATCGGGCTCCTTTACATGTCCCGCGCGGGATACGATCCCGAGGAGGCGGTGAAATTCTGGCAGCGCTTTGCAGCCTTCAACCAGCAGCAGGGCGCGAATACGCCGTGGTTCCTGCGCACGCATCCGCTGGACGAAAAGCGCATCGAACAGTTGAAAGGCTGGATGCCGGAGGCCAAGGCGCAGTTCAAGCCGGCGGCGAATTGAAGCGTCGGTCCGTTCCGTTCTAGCGCTGGCAGACGGCGCAATAAAACGTGCTGCGCGCCGCCTGGACGATGCGCTTGATCGCCGCGGCACAATCGGGGCACGGCTGCCCGGCGCGGTCATACACGCGGAGCCGTTCCGTGTAATAATCCGGCGTTTCAGCGGCCCGGCCGAAATAGAACAGCCGGTCCTTCGCCTGCGTCCCGGCAAAATCCAGCGGGATCGTGCTGCCGCAGTCGATGGCCTCCTGCAACACCGCGCGAATCTGACCGTGCAACGCGGTCACTTCGGCGCGCTTCAAACTGCGCGCCGCACGGCGGGGTGACAGCCGCGCGCGAAACAGGGCTTCACTGGCGTAAATGTTGCCCACGCCGGCCACCAGCGATTGATCGAGCAGCCTCACCTTGATGGCCTGCGTGGAACGCGTCAACGCGG is part of the Verrucomicrobiia bacterium genome and encodes:
- a CDS encoding M48 family metallopeptidase, coding for MKRTRFATTTGWLSILLAAVLLAGCTTVPETGRRQFNFMTPSDEMQLGFSEFDKMKQEVPINHDPAINALVQRVGKRIAAVAPLPNAQWEFVVFESKEANAFCLPGGKVGVYTGILPITKDEAGLATVLGHEVAHAVARHGGERISEAVGLQLLGAVVDASTSKSKYHDAFVASYGLGSQLGAALPHSRLQESEADHIGLLYMSRAGYDPEEAVKFWQRFAAFNQQQGANTPWFLRTHPLDEKRIEQLKGWMPEAKAQFKPAAN